GCCATAGGCGTGACCAAGGATCAGCCGGGCATTGATGCCCTGATCGGTGATGTCCGGCAGATCGTCCTTGCCGTGATGTTCGAAGATGGGTTCCATGTCCTCGTGGTTTTCGGGCAGGGCGATCCATGTCTGGATGCCGAACAGGCTGTTCGGCCCCTGCCGCGCCTGCGCCGAGGTGCGCTCGGAATGGGTCACGCCCTTGCCCGCGACCATCCAGTTCAGCGCGCCGGGGCGGATGATCTGGTCGCTGCCGATGCTGTCGCGGTGGTGGAAATCGCCGCGATAGAGATAGGTGACGGTGCCCAGCCCGATATGGGGATGCGGGCGCACGTCGATGCCTTGCCCGGTCAGGAACTCGGCCGGGCCTGCCTGATCGAAGAAGATGAAGGGGCCGACCATCTGTCGTTTGGGCGCGGGCAGGGCGCGGCGGACCTCGAATCCGCCGATATCGCGGGCGCGGGGGATGATCAGGGTCTCGATGGCGTCCGGGCCGATCTCGTCGGGGCAGCCCGGTGTCAGGGCGGGGTTCCAGCTCATGGCGTCCTCTCGGTTGCTGCTATGAAGGGTAGTGGCGGGACGGGCGAACACAAAGCATTAATGCGTTCTGGAAAACCGAACGCGGGGTTGCGGCGTTACACCGATGGCAAGGGCGCGTGGCATGACGCATCTTGGGCGCGAACGACAAGCGGAGGCGAAGATGACCAGCGGCATCCACCACGTCACGGCGATCACGCGCAATGTGCAGGACAATGTCGATTTCTGGATGGGCTTTCTGGGGCTGGATCTGGTCAAGCAGACGGGCGGCTTCGAGGATGCCGAGCAGTTGCACCTGTTCTATGGCAACCCCGAGGGCGCGCCCGGCACGCTGGTCAGCTTTCTGGTCTGGCAGGATGGGGCGCGGGGCCGCGCCGGGCTGGGGCAGGTGACCGAGATCGCCCTGCGCATCCCCCGCGCCCGGATCGGCGACTGGCTGACCCGCGCCATGCAGCACCGGATCAGCGTCGAAGGCCCATCGCGCGAATTCGGCGAACCCGTGCTGCGGCTGAAGGATCCTGACGGCATCATCGTCAAGCTGGTCGGAACGGATATCGCCGATGGCGGCTGGCCCGCCGCGCCCCGGGGTCTGCGGGCGGTGACGATCTGGTCGGATGTGCCGGAACAAAGCGCGGCATTCCTGTCGCAATTCGGATATCAGACCGGCCCGGTCGAGGGCGCGGTGCAGCGTCTGGTCTCGGGCCGTGACGCGCTGGATATCCGCGATGCGACGGGTTTCGTGCCGGGCATACCGGGCACCGGCATCATCGACCACGTCGCGCTGCGTGTGCCGGATCTGGCCGCGATCAACGCCCATCGCGACCGGCTGGCGGCGCGGAACCTGCACGAGACGAACGCCCATGACCGCAAGTATTTCCACTCGCTCTATCTGCGCGAACCTGGAGAGACGCTGATCGAGCTGGCCACGGAAGGCCCCGGAATGACCGTTGACGAGGCGCCCGGCCAGTTGGGCCGGGTGCTGATGATTCCACCCCATTTCGCAGCCCGCGCCGATGATCTGCGTGTGATGCTGCCGCAATTCGCCCGACCGGGCGAGGAAAGGAGACCGATGCGCGATCTTCCCTTTGTTCACCGCTTTCAGCAGCCTGACGATCCCGACGGCTCGGTCATGCTGCTGCTGCATGGTACCGGCGGCAATGAATCCGACCTGATGCCGCTGGCCCACCGGATCGCGCCGCGTGCGACGCTGCTGGGTCTGCGGGGCCGTTCGACCGAGGAAGGCGTGGCGCGGTTCTTTCGCCGCATCTCGATGACCAGCTTCGATCAGGACGATATCCGGGCCGAGGCCGCCGCCTTCGACGCCTTCTGGCAGGGCGCGATGGCGGGCTATGGGCTGGAGGCAGGCCGCGTCACTGTCATGGGCTATTCCAACGGCGCGAATTTCGCGGGCGCGGTGATGGCGCTGGCCCCGGGTCTGATCCGCCGCGCGATCCTGATGCGGCCGATGCTGGTGCTGGAGCAGCCGCCGCAGGTCGATCTGGCCGGCGTCAGGGTGCTGACATTGACCGGCACGCGCGACCCTTACGGAACCCATGCCCCTGCGCTGAACGACTGGCTGACGGCCAGCGGCGCGGAACTGGATGCCTGCGCCGTCGAGGCGGGACACGAGCTGTCGCAGGATGATCTGACGGCGGCACAGGACTGGATGGAAAGGAACCCGACATGACCGAGATCACCGTCACCAAAGAGGAAACCGGTCCGCGCGCCGGGCGCTATGTCGCCCGCGTCGCGGGGATCGAGGCCGAGGCCGAACTGACCTTTACCCATCGCGGGCCGGGCCGGATCAGTGCCGATCACACCGGCGCGCCGGATGAATTGCGCGGCACCGGCGCGGCATTGGCGCTGGTCCGCTTCATGGTGCAGGATGCGCGGGACGGGGGGTTCCGGATCATACCGCTGTGCCCCTATGTGCAGGCGCAATATGCGAAGAACCCCGACTGGGCGGATGTGTTCACCACCCAGCCGGGAGAGGCGCCGGGCTGACCCGGCCCCTCAGATCATCGCGAACCGGGTGCCCCAGGGGTCGTGCAGCACCTGACCGGCGCGGTCGGGGGCGTTCAGCACGATTTCGGCCAGCCCGGTCATCTGCGGATCGCGGGGCCGGGCGTCGCGGCTATTCCAGACATTGCCCGCAAGCTGGTGGTGATAGCCGTTCCAGCCATACCACGCGCCCCCCGGCCCGTCGAAGGTCCGCGTCAGGCCCAGATCGCCGCGAAAGAACGCATCGGCACGGTCGATATCGCCGACCTGCAGATGGACGTGGCCGATGCTGCCGTCCTGCGGCACGCCCTGCCATTCGCCGGGCGAGGCTTGCGACAGCTCGGTCAGGTCCAGACGATGAGTGAACATCTCGATCCGGTCGCCGTCGCGGGTCCATTCCGAGGGCGGGCGGTCCCAATAGATCTCGATGCCGTTGCCCTCGGGGTCGTCCAGATACAGCGCCTCGCTGACGCCGTGATCGGATGCACCGGTCAGCCGGATATCTTGATCGGGGGCGTGACGCAGCCAACGGCCCAGATCGGCGCGTTCCGGCAGCAGGAAGGCGGTGTGGAACAACCCCGCCTGTCGGGGATCGCGGGGCCGGGCTGCCGCGTCATGCCGCAGCTCGATCAGGGTGCGATCCGCCGTGCCCAGCCGCCGCGTCGCATCATCACCGCCCTGCGGTTTCAACCCCAAGGCGCGTTCATAGAAATCCGCCATGCCGAGCAGGTCGCGCACCGTCAAGGCGACGTGGTCGATGGCCATATTGGTCATGCTGTCCTCCTTGTGGGTCATGCCCGGTATCACCTCAGCCGATGCTGGCGGCGAAGCCTGCCACGAACTCGGCCAGCCGCTTGCGCGTCGCCTGATCCGTCAGGTTGCCATCGGCGTCGAACA
The Paracoccus alcaliphilus DNA segment above includes these coding regions:
- a CDS encoding pirin family protein → MSWNPALTPGCPDEIGPDAIETLIIPRARDIGGFEVRRALPAPKRQMVGPFIFFDQAGPAEFLTGQGIDVRPHPHIGLGTVTYLYRGDFHHRDSIGSDQIIRPGALNWMVAGKGVTHSERTSAQARQGPNSLFGIQTWIALPENHEDMEPIFEHHGKDDLPDITDQGINARLILGHAYGQQAPATMFSETFYLDVTLAARARFPLPTEHEDRGIYITEGSIHIAGQEFQAGQMMVFRPGDAITVQAGDRGARLMALGGATLNGPRYIWWNFVASSKERIDEAKRQWQAERWGRGLFDLPTGDRDEHIPLPQ
- a CDS encoding GNAT family N-acetyltransferase, which codes for MTEITVTKEETGPRAGRYVARVAGIEAEAELTFTHRGPGRISADHTGAPDELRGTGAALALVRFMVQDARDGGFRIIPLCPYVQAQYAKNPDWADVFTTQPGEAPG
- a CDS encoding VOC family protein, with the translated sequence MTSGIHHVTAITRNVQDNVDFWMGFLGLDLVKQTGGFEDAEQLHLFYGNPEGAPGTLVSFLVWQDGARGRAGLGQVTEIALRIPRARIGDWLTRAMQHRISVEGPSREFGEPVLRLKDPDGIIVKLVGTDIADGGWPAAPRGLRAVTIWSDVPEQSAAFLSQFGYQTGPVEGAVQRLVSGRDALDIRDATGFVPGIPGTGIIDHVALRVPDLAAINAHRDRLAARNLHETNAHDRKYFHSLYLREPGETLIELATEGPGMTVDEAPGQLGRVLMIPPHFAARADDLRVMLPQFARPGEERRPMRDLPFVHRFQQPDDPDGSVMLLLHGTGGNESDLMPLAHRIAPRATLLGLRGRSTEEGVARFFRRISMTSFDQDDIRAEAAAFDAFWQGAMAGYGLEAGRVTVMGYSNGANFAGAVMALAPGLIRRAILMRPMLVLEQPPQVDLAGVRVLTLTGTRDPYGTHAPALNDWLTASGAELDACAVEAGHELSQDDLTAAQDWMERNPT
- a CDS encoding VOC family protein, which gives rise to MTNMAIDHVALTVRDLLGMADFYERALGLKPQGGDDATRRLGTADRTLIELRHDAAARPRDPRQAGLFHTAFLLPERADLGRWLRHAPDQDIRLTGASDHGVSEALYLDDPEGNGIEIYWDRPPSEWTRDGDRIEMFTHRLDLTELSQASPGEWQGVPQDGSIGHVHLQVGDIDRADAFFRGDLGLTRTFDGPGGAWYGWNGYHHQLAGNVWNSRDARPRDPQMTGLAEIVLNAPDRAGQVLHDPWGTRFAMI